A stretch of the Aphis gossypii isolate Hap1 chromosome 2, ASM2018417v2, whole genome shotgun sequence genome encodes the following:
- the LOC114123596 gene encoding uncharacterized protein LOC114123596 isoform X3 — MDTNNILHKSSLNHLAQEFIPSEKKNNEVENSIEMMNTTPENAKEFTLSIPIKHKTENHVIDVNINLENTKLERNKKIFMDTNNILHKSSLNHLAQEFIPSEKKNNEVENSIEIMNTTPENAKEFTLSIPIKHKTENHVMDVNINLENAELERNKKIFMDTNNILHKSSLNHLAQEFIPSEKKNNEVENSIEMMNTTPENAKEFTLPIPIKHKTENHVMDVNINLENVSKQFLENYMEQMAAWHHKTYKSRFPIDIIAPQNYKIKPLEKKFTLLIQIKLKTENHIMDININFKNVSKQVLENYMRQQMVYNQNTVKNRLPQNITPPYKVILKPLTDKITPSLQISDGNKNHVEDINCSPENESKELNEMEQNPSNHNIEENPSEKYFAPRHKANFIIHLSRYCFKKMRKLFHNITRLF; from the exons atggacactaataatattttacacaaaagcAGTTTGAATCATTTAGCTCAGGAATTTATCCCTTCAGAAAAAAAGAACAACGAAGTGGAAAACTCCATTGAAATGATGAACACAACACCAGAAAacg caAAAGAATTTACACTTTCAATACcgataaaacataaaactgaAAATCACGTAATAGATGTCAACATCAACCTTGAAAATACCAAGTTAGAAaggaataagaaaatatttatggacactaataatattttacacaaaagcAGTTTGAATCATCTAGCTCAGGAATTTATCCCTTCAGAAAAAAAGAACAACGAAGTGGAAAACTCCATTGAGATAATGAACACAACACCAGAAAacg caAAAGAATTTACACTTTCAATACcgataaaacataaaactgaAAATCACGTAATGGATGTCAACATCAACCTTGAAAACGCAGAGTTAGAAAGgaacaagaaaatatttatggacactaataatattttacacaaaagcAGTTTGAATCATTTAGCTCAGGAATTTATCCCTTCAGAAAAAAAGAACAACGAAGTGGAAAACTCCATTGAAATGATGAACACAACACCAGAAAacg caAAGGAATTTACACTTCCAATACcgataaaacataaaactgaAAATCACGTAATGGATGTCAACATCAACCTtgaaaatg tctcaaaacaatttttggaaaattatatgGAACAAATGGCGGCCTGGCATCACAAAACTTATAAAAGCCGATTCCCCATTGATATAATTGCaccacaaaattataaaataaaacctctcgaaaaaaaattcacgcTTTTAATACAGATAAAACTGAAAACTGAAAATCACATAATGGATATCaacatcaattttaaaaacg TATCAAAACAAgttttggaaaattatatgAGACAACAAATGGTCTATAATCAAAACACTGTTAAAAACCGATTACCACAAAATATTACACCACCATACAAAGTTATACTAAAACCTTTAACTGACAAAATAACACCATCACTACAAATAAGCGATGGAAATAAGAATCATGTAGAAGACATAAATTGCAGTCCTGAGaacg AATCAAAAGAATTAAATGAGATGGAACAAAATCCTTCTAATCACAATATCGAAGAAAATCCATCTGAGAAATATTTTGCTCCACGACATAAAgccaattttataattcaccTTAGTAGGTACTGCTTCAAAAAGATGCGAAAGCTGTTTCACAACATTACTCGGCTATTTTGA
- the LOC114123596 gene encoding uncharacterized protein LOC114123596 isoform X5, translating into MDTNNILHKSSLNHLAQEFIPSEKKNNEVENSIEMMNTTPENAKEFTLSIPIKHKTENHVMDVNINLENAELERNKKIFMDTNNILHKSSLNHLAQEFIPSEKKNNEVENSIEMMNTTPENAKEFTLSIPIKHKTENHVMDVNINLENAELERNKKIFMDTNNILHKSSLNHLAQEFIPSEKKNNEVENSIEMMNTTPENAKEFTLPIPIKHKTENHVMDVNINLENVSKQFLENYMEQMAAWHHKTYKSRFPIDIIAPQNYKIKPLEKKFTLLIQIKLKTENHIMDININFKNVSKQVLENYMRQQMVYNQNTVKNRLPQNITPPYKVILKPLTDKITPSLQISDGNKNHVEDINCSPENESKELNEMEQNPSNHNIEENPSEKYFAPRHKANFIIHLSRYCFKKMRKLFHNITRLF; encoded by the exons atggacactaataatattttacacaaaagcAGTTTGAATCATTTAGCTCAGGAATTTATCCCTTCAGAAAAAAAGAACAACGAAGTGGAAAACTCCATTGAAATGATGAACACAACACCAGAAAacg caAAAGAATTTACACTTTCAATACcgataaaacataaaactgaAAATCACGTAATGGATGTCAACATCAACCTTGAAAACGCAGAGTTAGAAAGgaacaagaaaatatttatggacactaataatattttacacaaaagcAGTTTGAATCATTTAGCTCAGGAATTTATCCCTTCAGAAAAAAAGAACAACGAAGTGGAAAACTCCATTGAAATGATGAACACAACACCAGAAAacg caAAGGAATTTACACTTTCAATACcgataaaacataaaactgaAAATCACGTAATGGATGTCAACATCAACCTTGAAAACGCAGAGTTAGAAAGgaacaagaaaatatttatggacactaataatattttacacaaaagcAGTTTGAATCATTTAGCTCAGGAATTTATCCCTTCAGAAAAAAAGAACAACGAAGTGGAAAACTCCATTGAAATGATGAACACAACACCAGAAAacg caAAGGAATTTACACTTCCAATACcgataaaacataaaactgaAAATCACGTAATGGATGTCAACATCAACCTtgaaaatg tctcaaaacaatttttggaaaattatatgGAACAAATGGCGGCCTGGCATCACAAAACTTATAAAAGCCGATTCCCCATTGATATAATTGCaccacaaaattataaaataaaacctctcgaaaaaaaattcacgcTTTTAATACAGATAAAACTGAAAACTGAAAATCACATAATGGATATCaacatcaattttaaaaacg TATCAAAACAAgttttggaaaattatatgAGACAACAAATGGTCTATAATCAAAACACTGTTAAAAACCGATTACCACAAAATATTACACCACCATACAAAGTTATACTAAAACCTTTAACTGACAAAATAACACCATCACTACAAATAAGCGATGGAAATAAGAATCATGTAGAAGACATAAATTGCAGTCCTGAGaacg AATCAAAAGAATTAAATGAGATGGAACAAAATCCTTCTAATCACAATATCGAAGAAAATCCATCTGAGAAATATTTTGCTCCACGACATAAAgccaattttataattcaccTTAGTAGGTACTGCTTCAAAAAGATGCGAAAGCTGTTTCACAACATTACTCGGCTATTTTGA
- the LOC114123596 gene encoding metacaspase-2-like isoform X2 yields MDTNNILHKSSLNHLAQEFIPSEKKNNEVENSIEMMNTTPENDVNINLENTKLERNKKIFMDTNNILHKSSLNHLAQEFIPSEKKNNEVENSIEIMNTTPENAKEFTLSIPIKHKTENHVMDVNINLENAELERNKKIFMDTNNILHKSSLNHLAQEFIPSEKKNNEVENSIEMMNTTPENAKEFTLSIPIKHKTENHVMDVNINLENAELERNKKIFMDTNNILHKSSLNHLAQEFIPSEKKNNEVENSIEMMNTTPENAKEFTLPIPIKHKTENHVMDVNINLENVSKQFLENYMEQMAAWHHKTYKSRFPIDIIAPQNYKIKPLEKKFTLLIQIKLKTENHIMDININFKNVSKQVLENYMRQQMVYNQNTVKNRLPQNITPPYKVILKPLTDKITPSLQISDGNKNHVEDINCSPENESKELNEMEQNPSNHNIEENPSEKYFAPRHKANFIIHLSRYCFKKMRKLFHNITRLF; encoded by the exons atggacactaataatattttacacaaaagcAGTTTGAATCATTTAGCTCAGGAATTTATCCCTTCAGAAAAAAAGAACAACGAAGTGGAAAACTCCATTGAAATGATGAACACAACACCAGAAAacg ATGTCAACATCAACCTTGAAAATACCAAGTTAGAAaggaataagaaaatatttatggacactaataatattttacacaaaagcAGTTTGAATCATCTAGCTCAGGAATTTATCCCTTCAGAAAAAAAGAACAACGAAGTGGAAAACTCCATTGAGATAATGAACACAACACCAGAAAacg caAAAGAATTTACACTTTCAATACcgataaaacataaaactgaAAATCACGTAATGGATGTCAACATCAACCTTGAAAACGCAGAGTTAGAAAGgaacaagaaaatatttatggacactaataatattttacacaaaagcAGTTTGAATCATTTAGCTCAGGAATTTATCCCTTCAGAAAAAAAGAACAACGAAGTGGAAAACTCCATTGAAATGATGAACACAACACCAGAAAacg caAAGGAATTTACACTTTCAATACcgataaaacataaaactgaAAATCACGTAATGGATGTCAACATCAACCTTGAAAACGCAGAGTTAGAAAGgaacaagaaaatatttatggacactaataatattttacacaaaagcAGTTTGAATCATTTAGCTCAGGAATTTATCCCTTCAGAAAAAAAGAACAACGAAGTGGAAAACTCCATTGAAATGATGAACACAACACCAGAAAacg caAAGGAATTTACACTTCCAATACcgataaaacataaaactgaAAATCACGTAATGGATGTCAACATCAACCTtgaaaatg tctcaaaacaatttttggaaaattatatgGAACAAATGGCGGCCTGGCATCACAAAACTTATAAAAGCCGATTCCCCATTGATATAATTGCaccacaaaattataaaataaaacctctcgaaaaaaaattcacgcTTTTAATACAGATAAAACTGAAAACTGAAAATCACATAATGGATATCaacatcaattttaaaaacg TATCAAAACAAgttttggaaaattatatgAGACAACAAATGGTCTATAATCAAAACACTGTTAAAAACCGATTACCACAAAATATTACACCACCATACAAAGTTATACTAAAACCTTTAACTGACAAAATAACACCATCACTACAAATAAGCGATGGAAATAAGAATCATGTAGAAGACATAAATTGCAGTCCTGAGaacg AATCAAAAGAATTAAATGAGATGGAACAAAATCCTTCTAATCACAATATCGAAGAAAATCCATCTGAGAAATATTTTGCTCCACGACATAAAgccaattttataattcaccTTAGTAGGTACTGCTTCAAAAAGATGCGAAAGCTGTTTCACAACATTACTCGGCTATTTTGA
- the LOC114123596 gene encoding metacaspase-2-like isoform X1, whose amino-acid sequence MDTNNILHKSSLNHLAQEFIPSEKKNNEVENSIEMMNTTPENAKEFTLSIPIKHKTENHVIDVNINLENTKLERNKKIFMDTNNILHKSSLNHLAQEFIPSEKKNNEVENSIEIMNTTPENAKEFTLSIPIKHKTENHVMDVNINLENAELERNKKIFMDTNNILHKSSLNHLAQEFIPSEKKNNEVENSIEMMNTTPENAKEFTLSIPIKHKTENHVMDVNINLENAELERNKKIFMDTNNILHKSSLNHLAQEFIPSEKKNNEVENSIEMMNTTPENAKEFTLPIPIKHKTENHVMDVNINLENVSKQFLENYMEQMAAWHHKTYKSRFPIDIIAPQNYKIKPLEKKFTLLIQIKLKTENHIMDININFKNVSKQVLENYMRQQMVYNQNTVKNRLPQNITPPYKVILKPLTDKITPSLQISDGNKNHVEDINCSPENESKELNEMEQNPSNHNIEENPSEKYFAPRHKANFIIHLSRYCFKKMRKLFHNITRLF is encoded by the exons atggacactaataatattttacacaaaagcAGTTTGAATCATTTAGCTCAGGAATTTATCCCTTCAGAAAAAAAGAACAACGAAGTGGAAAACTCCATTGAAATGATGAACACAACACCAGAAAacg caAAAGAATTTACACTTTCAATACcgataaaacataaaactgaAAATCACGTAATAGATGTCAACATCAACCTTGAAAATACCAAGTTAGAAaggaataagaaaatatttatggacactaataatattttacacaaaagcAGTTTGAATCATCTAGCTCAGGAATTTATCCCTTCAGAAAAAAAGAACAACGAAGTGGAAAACTCCATTGAGATAATGAACACAACACCAGAAAacg caAAAGAATTTACACTTTCAATACcgataaaacataaaactgaAAATCACGTAATGGATGTCAACATCAACCTTGAAAACGCAGAGTTAGAAAGgaacaagaaaatatttatggacactaataatattttacacaaaagcAGTTTGAATCATTTAGCTCAGGAATTTATCCCTTCAGAAAAAAAGAACAACGAAGTGGAAAACTCCATTGAAATGATGAACACAACACCAGAAAacg caAAGGAATTTACACTTTCAATACcgataaaacataaaactgaAAATCACGTAATGGATGTCAACATCAACCTTGAAAACGCAGAGTTAGAAAGgaacaagaaaatatttatggacactaataatattttacacaaaagcAGTTTGAATCATTTAGCTCAGGAATTTATCCCTTCAGAAAAAAAGAACAACGAAGTGGAAAACTCCATTGAAATGATGAACACAACACCAGAAAacg caAAGGAATTTACACTTCCAATACcgataaaacataaaactgaAAATCACGTAATGGATGTCAACATCAACCTtgaaaatg tctcaaaacaatttttggaaaattatatgGAACAAATGGCGGCCTGGCATCACAAAACTTATAAAAGCCGATTCCCCATTGATATAATTGCaccacaaaattataaaataaaacctctcgaaaaaaaattcacgcTTTTAATACAGATAAAACTGAAAACTGAAAATCACATAATGGATATCaacatcaattttaaaaacg TATCAAAACAAgttttggaaaattatatgAGACAACAAATGGTCTATAATCAAAACACTGTTAAAAACCGATTACCACAAAATATTACACCACCATACAAAGTTATACTAAAACCTTTAACTGACAAAATAACACCATCACTACAAATAAGCGATGGAAATAAGAATCATGTAGAAGACATAAATTGCAGTCCTGAGaacg AATCAAAAGAATTAAATGAGATGGAACAAAATCCTTCTAATCACAATATCGAAGAAAATCCATCTGAGAAATATTTTGCTCCACGACATAAAgccaattttataattcaccTTAGTAGGTACTGCTTCAAAAAGATGCGAAAGCTGTTTCACAACATTACTCGGCTATTTTGA
- the LOC114123596 gene encoding uncharacterized protein LOC114123596 isoform X4 codes for MDTNNILHKSSLNHLAQEFIPSEKKNNEVENSIEMMNTTPENAKEFTLSIPIKHKTENHVIDVNINLENTKLERNKKIFMDTNNILHKSSLNHLAQEFIPSEKKNNEVENSIEIMNTTPENAKEFTLSIPIKHKTENHVMDVNINLENAELERNKKIFMDTNNILHKSSLNHLAQEFIPSEKKNNEVENSIEMMNTTPENAKEFTLPIPIKHKTENHVMDVNINLENVSKQFLENYMEQMAAWHHKTYKSRFPIDIIAPQNYKIKPLEKKFTLLIQIKLKTENHIMDININFKNVSKQVLENYMRQQMVYNQNTVKNRLPQNITPPYKVILKPLTDKITPSLQISDGNKNHVEDINCSPENESKELNEMEQNPSNHNIEENPSEKYFAPRHKANFIIHLSRYCFKKMRKLFHNITRLF; via the exons atggacactaataatattttacacaaaagcAGTTTGAATCATTTAGCTCAGGAATTTATCCCTTCAGAAAAAAAGAACAACGAAGTGGAAAACTCCATTGAAATGATGAACACAACACCAGAAAacg caAAAGAATTTACACTTTCAATACcgataaaacataaaactgaAAATCACGTAATAGATGTCAACATCAACCTTGAAAATACCAAGTTAGAAaggaataagaaaatatttatggacactaataatattttacacaaaagcAGTTTGAATCATCTAGCTCAGGAATTTATCCCTTCAGAAAAAAAGAACAACGAAGTGGAAAACTCCATTGAGATAATGAACACAACACCAGAAAacg caAAGGAATTTACACTTTCAATACcgataaaacataaaactgaAAATCACGTAATGGATGTCAACATCAACCTTGAAAACGCAGAGTTAGAAAGgaacaagaaaatatttatggacactaataatattttacacaaaagcAGTTTGAATCATTTAGCTCAGGAATTTATCCCTTCAGAAAAAAAGAACAACGAAGTGGAAAACTCCATTGAAATGATGAACACAACACCAGAAAacg caAAGGAATTTACACTTCCAATACcgataaaacataaaactgaAAATCACGTAATGGATGTCAACATCAACCTtgaaaatg tctcaaaacaatttttggaaaattatatgGAACAAATGGCGGCCTGGCATCACAAAACTTATAAAAGCCGATTCCCCATTGATATAATTGCaccacaaaattataaaataaaacctctcgaaaaaaaattcacgcTTTTAATACAGATAAAACTGAAAACTGAAAATCACATAATGGATATCaacatcaattttaaaaacg TATCAAAACAAgttttggaaaattatatgAGACAACAAATGGTCTATAATCAAAACACTGTTAAAAACCGATTACCACAAAATATTACACCACCATACAAAGTTATACTAAAACCTTTAACTGACAAAATAACACCATCACTACAAATAAGCGATGGAAATAAGAATCATGTAGAAGACATAAATTGCAGTCCTGAGaacg AATCAAAAGAATTAAATGAGATGGAACAAAATCCTTCTAATCACAATATCGAAGAAAATCCATCTGAGAAATATTTTGCTCCACGACATAAAgccaattttataattcaccTTAGTAGGTACTGCTTCAAAAAGATGCGAAAGCTGTTTCACAACATTACTCGGCTATTTTGA